The following proteins are co-located in the Candidatus Palauibacter australiensis genome:
- a CDS encoding putative DNA binding domain-containing protein has product MTAPFLSDSELRTILSRGEGQFVEFKSAWDLGSKPAKPLWRRALRDKIADVVAAFANADGGLLLVGVDDDGAVSGHGYSEQDVSAFFEVPRRRLTPTPDCRTARFNLDGHEILAFQVPIAPEAVMIGGNGFPYRVGSLIVREPQEAINERKQAYRHIGYEQRFCPGATLGDLNLDLAESFLRETPVGGRPVREALRYYGLIEADGLDWRVTNAALLLFARRPALRWHPRAGLRVFRVSGTRIEYGRQRNVTQIGRGDPPLASAIVEAKELVRSQIRRSERLRGLFFEDIPEYPEFAWQEALVNAVAHRDYEVRGRETEVWFFDDRLEVSSPGELLPPVTVEALREGAAAHVTRNPMLVRVLADAEIMRDEGEGVARVFREMAASLLREPELDSASGLFRMTLFNEPVSGEMRPGWSHLLSTLLVSDGQRRLLLARPTGFTEQDYQRVNGTGEDESRRGVRDLCAKGIAERQLDAEGAAPTYSIVSALEADARFLEARIPELRAYFDRAAALRNADYRALFGIDRHGALRELRRLVALKVLAGRGAGRGTRYVLAIPPE; this is encoded by the coding sequence GTGACAGCCCCGTTCCTTTCCGACTCGGAGTTGCGGACGATCCTTTCGCGTGGCGAGGGTCAATTCGTGGAGTTCAAGTCGGCGTGGGATCTTGGCTCCAAGCCTGCCAAGCCTCTCTGGCGCCGAGCCCTGCGGGACAAGATCGCCGATGTCGTCGCGGCCTTCGCCAACGCCGACGGAGGCCTGCTGCTGGTTGGAGTGGACGACGACGGTGCTGTGAGTGGCCACGGCTATTCGGAACAGGACGTGTCGGCCTTCTTCGAGGTGCCGCGCCGCCGGTTGACGCCCACCCCGGATTGCCGGACAGCGCGCTTCAACCTCGACGGCCACGAGATCCTCGCGTTCCAAGTGCCGATTGCGCCAGAGGCCGTGATGATCGGCGGCAACGGGTTCCCCTACCGCGTGGGAAGCTTGATCGTCCGTGAGCCGCAGGAGGCAATCAACGAACGGAAGCAGGCGTACCGGCATATAGGTTACGAACAGCGATTCTGCCCGGGAGCCACCCTCGGCGACCTGAACCTGGACCTCGCCGAGTCCTTTCTGCGGGAGACCCCGGTCGGTGGTCGTCCGGTCCGGGAGGCGCTCCGCTACTACGGCCTGATCGAGGCGGACGGACTCGACTGGCGGGTCACCAACGCCGCCCTCCTCCTCTTCGCCCGCCGCCCCGCGTTGCGCTGGCATCCGCGCGCGGGCCTGCGCGTGTTTCGGGTTTCCGGAACCCGGATCGAATACGGTCGGCAGAGAAACGTGACCCAGATCGGGCGCGGCGATCCTCCGCTGGCCAGCGCCATTGTGGAAGCCAAGGAGTTGGTGCGAAGCCAGATTCGGAGGTCTGAACGTCTGCGTGGCCTGTTTTTTGAAGACATCCCGGAGTATCCCGAATTCGCTTGGCAGGAGGCGCTCGTCAACGCGGTCGCGCACCGCGACTACGAGGTCCGGGGACGCGAAACGGAGGTCTGGTTCTTCGACGACCGTTTGGAGGTTTCCAGCCCCGGCGAACTCTTGCCGCCCGTGACCGTCGAGGCTTTGCGGGAAGGCGCCGCCGCCCACGTCACCCGGAACCCCATGCTCGTTCGGGTGCTCGCGGACGCCGAGATCATGCGCGACGAGGGGGAGGGCGTCGCGCGGGTGTTCCGGGAGATGGCCGCCAGCCTGCTGCGGGAACCCGAGCTCGACTCGGCGAGCGGGCTGTTCCGGATGACGCTCTTCAACGAGCCCGTGTCCGGGGAGATGAGGCCGGGTTGGAGCCACCTTCTGAGCACCCTTCTGGTCTCGGATGGTCAACGCAGGTTGCTGCTGGCACGCCCGACCGGCTTCACCGAGCAGGACTACCAGCGGGTGAACGGGACGGGTGAAGATGAGTCCAGGCGTGGCGTCCGGGATCTCTGCGCCAAGGGCATCGCCGAACGGCAGCTCGACGCGGAGGGTGCGGCACCGACCTATTCGATCGTGTCCGCTCTCGAAGCGGACGCCCGATTTCTGGAGGCCCGCATTCCGGAGTTGCGTGCCTACTTCGACCGCGCAGCGGCGCTTAGGAACGCCGACTACCGGGCACTATTCGGGATCGACCGCCACGGTGCACTGCGCGAGCTGCGTCGGCTCGTGGCCCTCAAGGTACTGGCCGGCAGGGGCGCGGGACGCGGCACCCGCTACGTGCTCGCCATCCCCCCCGAGTGA